One genomic window of Fusarium fujikuroi IMI 58289 draft genome, chromosome FFUJ_chr01 includes the following:
- a CDS encoding probable glutamate synthase (NADPH), translated as MGLNEDFDDRHIQTEAEQQPYIPYEYQTENNDSWAGALPVKQGLYDPSYEKDACGVGFACHIKGKPSHKIVSDARNLLCNMTHRGAVGSDARDGDGAGVMTSIPHRFFIKNFEKEEDIKLPPLGQYAVGNLFFKPDEETLQESKRQLEDVAESLGLRVLGWRRPPVDSTLLGPAAKSREPIIAQPFVVLASAYGTGNAPEMTDPEKFDERLFERQLYILRKRATQSIGLHNWFYLCSLSNKNIVYKGQLAPVQVYSYYHDLVNADYEAHFALVHSRFSTNTFPSWDRAQPLRWAAHNGEINTLRGNKNWMRAREGVMQSDIFKEELEQMYPVVEDGGSDSAAFDNVLELLTINGVLSLPEAVMLMVPEAWQGNQHMDPKKAAFYEWAACQMEPWDGPALFTFADGRYCGANLDRNGLRPCRFYVMDDDRIICASEVGTIPVEPETVIQKGRLQPGRMLLVDTQAGRIIDDKELKEAVSSRYDFRAWLDSELITLPKVVEIMEQALDLAPKLDDKAIQADPLLLSYGYTHEQVSLLLAPMAADEKEALGSMGNDAPLACLTQAPRLLYDYFRQLFAQVTNPPIDPIRESIVMSLECYVGPQGNLLEMDASQCGRLLLPSPILSIEEFNAVKNMSNKYSEWTVKTIDLTFPKNQGIQGYIKHLDEICNEASAAIESRDRVIVLSDRNTSADRVPVSAVLASAMVHHHLVSNKWRSMVALVVETAEAREVHHMCVLLGYGADAINPYLAMECILKLNREGLIKKKTTNETLIRNYKHSCDGGILKVMSKMGISTLASYKGAQIFEILGLDETVVERCFRGTASRIQGMTFELIAEEAFRFHERGFPTRETILPSGLPESGEYHWRDGGEPHVNDPTSIANIQDAVRTKNDKSYEAYSRSEYEQIKNCTLRGLLDFKFEDCTPVPIDQVEPWTDIVRRFCTGAMSYGSISMESHSTLAVAMNRLGGKSNTGEGGEDPERSQRMPNGDTMRSAIKQVASGRFGVTSAYLADSDELQIKMAQGAKPGEGGELPGHKVSKSIARTRHSTPGVGLISPPPHHDIYSIEDLKQLIYDLKCSSPRSRVSVKLVSEVGVGIVASGVAKAKADHILISGHDGGTGASRWTGIKYAGLPWELGLAETHQTLVLNDLRGRVVVQTDGQLKTGRDVALACLLGAEEWGFATAPLIAMGCVFMRKCLEISTMVRTSQGPKPISAINIGDTLYDPNDNPVLCLAVAPVQQGRLKEIRYKEFDSRRNVSFKCTPDHILPLRTYGTRPSVSKISVTWFTYCDRHSLDRQADNLRFEDLVDTIYRDLMDSHEVEIPGQAAAHGYIDTILTRHYHQGQDDRYSNKIVEVLSRLANHELENNPDLVREAMHDAVDLYFENPPNLVDDAEYDDDAPTIDLGPDFVALRDATLASTTAGSTYRRTPSLNQPDSQSSRQSQQTQRDSQQSGGIPQGSGGISRQVSLNTQASSSSFVDSSAIALSEEAIQRFNRVKTSINRKPCPCGGIRKIYRQFASEEQAQLVQSLLLSQHAHMVDPYVVRDGDEINVSVETFEGFCNKEAKRMHLKLHRAPLTFVPAPSGQDQATDEALPIDPYFLGLWLGDGGAEGPFIYGSDHETRVWLSSYVDRLNNGRPAGTRPLKLREYRTQQASDSLRNSNYRARVDVFRWAITSELHAPGRPWSPIREGLQNLGLLNNKSAGIPDCYLQASKQARLAVLAGLIDADGCYVKSHNTYRFIQHGAGHRKIVEDAKTLALSCGISVTGVDTSTPLNQWNNRHGPSVQYVIYLGKGSNEFQNHLLIPRKRMNPAKTFYTHDARPFTVSDVEDGQYRGIQVSGGLFQLQNRLVTHNCHLNTCPVGIATQDPELRKKFTGTPEHVINFFYYVANELRAIMAQLGFRTINEMVGHVEVLKMRDDLRTHKTANIDLSLLLTPAHKLRPGVATFNVRKQDHKLHVRLDNKLISESELTLDKGLPSRIECDIVNTDRAMGTSLSYHISKRYGEAGLPMDTVHVNIKGSAGQSFGAFLAPGVTLELEGDANDYVGKGLSGGRLIIYPPRSAVFKSEENILIGNTCLYGATTGTCFFRGVAAERFAVRNSGATAVVEGVGDHGCEYMTGGRVVVLGSTGRNFAAGMSGGIAYILDVHGDFHSKLNGEMVETSGLEDPAEIAFVRGLIEDHHHYTGSERAARILVDFNRALPRFIKILPVDYKRVLEEEAAKAAEAKRAEYNLPAVSGVQHKKSEKVAKLQDLEEAVGDNAAEKKRALVLDKTRGFKMYKRRQEKYRPVNSRLKDWAELSSRLDEDELKYQSARCMDCGVPFCQSETGCPISNIIPKWNELVFQNQWKDALNRLLMTNNFPEFTGRVCPAPCEGACVLGINEDPVGIKSIECAIIDRGFEMGWMVPQPPKVRTGKTVAIIGSGPAGLAAADQLNRAGHLVTVYERADRLGGLLMYGIPNMKLDKRIVKRRTDFMASEGIIFKTGVAVGEEGHPSLNDLRASNSAVVIATGATVARDLPIKGRQLDGIHYAMEFLHKNTKSLLDSELADNTYISAKGKDVVVIGGGDTGNDCIGTSLRHGAKSVTNFELLPQPPPERANDNPWPQWPRIYRVDYGHTEVRQHTGKDPREYCIMSEEFMDDGSGKVKGINTIRVEWTKSPSGGWDMKKVEGSQQFFPADLVLLAMGFLGPEARVLGDEIEKDARKNVKTAPGKYSTNLEGVFAAGDARRGQSLIVWGINEGRQAAREIDLYLEKYTNLPVTGGITKRTAQEIFSQIKVEA; from the exons ATGGGCCTAAACGAGGACTTCGACGACCGACATATTCAAACCGAAGCCGAGCAACAACCATACATACCTTATGAGTATCAGACTGAGAACAATGACTCGTGGGCTGGTGCCTTGCCGGTGAAGCAGGGTCTCTATGACCCTTCTTATGAGAAGGATGCTTGCGGTGTCGGCTTTGCTTG CCACATCAAGGGCAAGCCTAGCCACAAGATTGTCAGCGATGCCCGTAACCTGCTCTGCAACATGACCCACCGTGGTGCCGTGGGATCTGATGCAcgagatggtgatggtgctgGTGTCATGACATCCATCCCCCACCGGttcttcatcaagaactttgagaaggaggaggacatTAAACTGCCTCCCCTGGGCCAGTACGCCGTGGGAAACCTGTTTTTTAAGCCCGACGAGGAGACTCTTCAAGAGTCCAAGAGGCAGCTGGAAGATGTTGCCGAGTCGCTGGGCCTCCGAGTCCTAGGATGGCGAAGGCCTCCTGTCGACTCGACTCTTCTAGGACCTGCCGCCAAATCGCGTGAGCCCATCATCGCTCAGCCTTTTGTTGTCCTGGCCTCTGCCTACGGTACTGGAAATGCTCCTGAGATGACCGACCCTGAGAAGTTTGACGAACGCTTGTTTGAGAGACAGCTGTACATCCTTCGAAAGCGTGCCACTCAGAGCATTGGCCTTCACAACTGGTTCTACCTCTGCTCCCTTTCAAACAAGAACATTGTTTACAAGGGTCAGCTCGCTCCCGTCCAGGTTTACTCTTACTAtcatgatcttgtcaacgCTGATTACGAGGCTCACTTTGCTCTGGTGCACTCTCGTTTCTCTACAAACACATTCCCCTCATGGGACCGTGCTCAGCCTCTCCGATGGGCTGCCCACAACGGTGAAATTAACACACTACGAGGAAACAAGAACTGGATGCGCGCCCGTGAGGGTGTGATGCAGtctgatatcttcaaggaggagcttgagcagATGTACCCTGTTGTCGAGGATGGTGGTTCCGATTCTGCTGCTTTCGATAACGTTCTCGAGCTTCTTACCATCAACGGtgttctctctcttcccgAAGCTGTTATGCTCATGGTTCCTGAGGCTTGGCAAGGCAACCAGCACATGGAccccaagaaggctgcaTTCTACGAGTGGGCTGCTTGCCAGATGGAGCCTTGGGATGGCCCTGCTCTGTTCACATTCGCTGATGGCCGATACTGCGGTGCCAACCTTGACCGAAATGGTCTCCGACCTTGCCGTTTCTACGTGATGGACGATGACCGTATCATCTGTGCTTCCGAGGTCGGAACTATCCCCGTCGAGCCCGAGACCGTCATCCAGAAGGGTCGTCTTCAGCCCGGCCGTATGTTGTTGGTCGATACACAGGCTGGTCGTATCATTGATGACAAGGAATTGAAGGAGGCTGTCTCGAGTCGATATGATTTCCGAGCCTGGCTCGATAGTGAATTGATTACTCTGCCCAAGGTCGTTGAGATCATGGAGCAGGCCCTGGACCTTGCACCCAAGCTTGATGACAAGGCTATCCAGGCTGACccccttctcctctcttaCGGTTATACCCACGAGCAGGTTTCCTTGCTGCTCGCTCCTATGGccgctgatgagaaggaagctCTTGGTTCCATGGGTAACGATGCTCCCCTTGCCTGCTTGACCCAGGCTCCTCGTCTCCTCTATGATTACTTCCGACAACTCTTCGCTCAGGTCACTAACCCTCCCATTGATCCTATCCGAGAGTCCATTGTCATGTCTCTTGAGTGTTATGTTGGTCCCCAGGGTAACCTGCTGGAGATGGACGCTTCCCAGTGTGGTCGTCTGCTGCTTCCCAGCCCCATCCTCTCCATCGAGGAGTTTAATGCCGTCAAGAACATGTCCAACAAGTACTCTGAGTGGACTGTCAAGACTATTGATCTGACCTTCCCCAAGAACCAAGGTATCCAGGGCTATATCAAGCACCTCGATGAGATCTGTAACGAGGCCTCCGCCGCCATCGAGTCTCGCGACCGTGTCATTGTCCTTTCCGACCGCAATACCTCGGCTGACCGCGTGCCTGTTTCCGCTGTCCTCGCTTCTGCTATGGTTCACCATCACCTTGTCAGCAACAAGTGGCGATCCATGGTTGCTCTTGTTGTCGAGACTGCTGAGGCTCGTGAGGTTCACCACATGTGTGTCCTCCTCGGTTACGGTGCTGATGCCATCAACCCTTACCTTGCCATGGAGTGCATTCTCAAGCTGAACCGCGAGggtctcatcaagaagaagactacCAACGAGACTCTTATCCGTAACTACAAACACTCCTGCGACGGTGGTATTCTCAAGGTTATGAGCAAGATGGGTATTTCTACTCTTGCCTCTTACAAGGGTGCCCAGATCTTCGAAATTCTGGGTCTTGATGAGACAGTTGTTGAGCGATGCTTCAGGGGTACTGCTTCTCGTATCCAGGGTATGACTTTCGAGCTcattgctgaggaggctTTCCGATTCCATGAGCGTGGTTTCCCCACCCGCGAGACTATCCTCCCCTCTGGTCTTCCCGAGTCTGGCGAGTACCACTGGCGAGATGGTGGTGAGCCCCACGTCAACGACCCTACCTCGATTGCCAACATCCAGGACGCCGTTCGCACCAAGAACGACAAGTCCTACGAGGCCTACTCCCGCTCCGAATATGAGCAGATCAAGAACTGTACCCTCCGTGGTCTTCTTGACTTCAAGTTTGAGGACTGCACTCCTGTTCCCATCGACCAGGTCGAGCCTTGGACTGACATCGTCCGACGCTTCTGCACTGGCGCCATGTCTTACGGTTCCATCTCCATGGAGTCTCACTCTACTCTTGCCGTTGCCATGAACCGTCTTGGTGGCAAGTCCAACACTGGTGAGGGTGGTGAGGATCCCGAGCGATCTCAGCGTATGCCTAACGGTGACACCATGCGTTCTGCTATCAAGCAGGTCGCTTCTGGTCGTTTCGGTGTCACCTCTGCCTACCTTGCTGACTCGGACGAGCTTCAGATCAAGATGGCCCAGGGTGCCAAGCCTGGTGAGGGTGGTGAGCTTCCTGGCCACAAGGTGTCCAAGTCTATTGCTCGCACCCGTCACTCCACCCCTGGTGTCGGTCTTATCtcgcctcctcctcaccacGACATTTACTCCATCGAGGATCTCAAGCAGCTGATCTACGATCTTAAGTGCTCTAGCCCTCGATCCCGAGTCTCCGTCAAGCTTGTGTCTGAGGTCGGTGTCGGTATCGTCGCCTCTGGTgtcgccaaggccaaggccgatCACATCCTGATCTCTGGTCACGATGGTGGTACTGGTGCCTCTCGATGGACTGGTATCAAGTACGCCGGTCTTCCTTGGGAGTTGGGTCTGGCTGAGACTCATCAGACTCTGGTTCTCAACGATCTTCGTGGCCGTGTCGTTGTCCAGACTGATGGTCAGCTCAAGACCGGTCGTGACGTTGCACTGGCTTGTCTGTTAGGTGCTGAGGAATGGGGCTTTGCCACCGCTCCTCTCATCGCTATGGGCTGTGTCTTTATGAGAAAGTGCCTCGAAATTAGCACTATGGTTAGGACATCCCAAGGACCTAAGCCTATCTCTGCTATCAACATTGGGGACACACTATATGATCCCAATGATAACCCTGTCCTATGTCTTGCCGTGGCTCCTGTTCAACAAGGTCGTTTGAAGGAGATACGCTATAAAGAGTTCGATTCACGACGCAACGTGTCTTTCAAGTGTACGCCTGATCACATATTGCCCCTTCGAACCTATGGCACCAGGCCTTCGGTCAGCAAGATCAGTGTGACTTGGTTCACGTATTGTGATAGACACTCCCTTGATCGCCAGGCGGACAATCTTCGCTTTGAAGATTTGGTTGACACTATCTACAGAGACTTGATGGATAGTCATGAAGTTGAGATTCCTGGACAAGCCGCGGCCCATGGGTATATCGATACTATTCTAACACGACACTaccaccaaggacaagacgaTCGTTACTCGAACAAGATCGTTGAAGTTCTTTCTCGATTGGCCAACCATGAACTTGAAAACAATCCAGACCTGGTTCGTGAGGCTATGCACGATGCTGTAGATCTGTACTTTGAAAATCCTCCCAATCTCGTGGACGATGCAGAgtacgatgatgatgccccTACCATCGATCTTGGCCCTGACTTTGTGGCTCTTCGAGACGCTACCCTGGCAAGTACAACTGCTGGCAGTACTTATCGCCGCACACCTTCGTTGAATCAGCCAGACTCACAGTCATCTCGCCAATCTCAGCAAACCCAGCGGGACTCTCAACAGTCTGGAGGCATACCTCAAGGCTCTGGCGGTATATCTAGACAAGTATCGTTGAATACCCAAGCATCCAGCTCCTCGTTCGTGGATTCTTCGGCCATAGCTCTATCTGAAGAGGCCATTCAACGATTCAATCGGGTAAAGACATCTATCAACCGTAAGCCTTGTCCATGTGGTGGTATTCGCAAGATCTATCGCCAGTTTGCCTCTGAAGAACAAGCCCAGCTTGTTCAGTCTCTACTACTCAGTCAACATGCTCATATGGTAGACCCATATGTTGttcgagatggagatgagatCAATGTTTCTGTCGAGACATTTGAGGGCTTCTGCAATAAAGAAGCTAAACGGATGCACCTCAAGCTGCATCGTGCTCCATTGACCTTTGTCCCGGCTCCTAgtggacaagatcaagcaacAGATGAAGCTCTACCAATCGACCCATACTTCCTTGGTTTATggcttggtgatggtggAGCTGAGGGTCCTTTTATCTATGGCAGTGACCATGAGACTCGTGTTTGGCTATCCAGCTATGTTGATCGTTTGAATAATGGCAGACCAGCTGGTACTAGGCCATTGAAACTTAGAGAGTATCGAACGCAGCAAGCTAGTGACTCTCTGCGTAACTCTAACTATAGGGCTAGAGTTGATGTCTTCCGTTGGGCCATTACTTCAGAGTTACATGCACCTGGCCGGCCATGGAGTCCCATTCGAGAAGGCTTACAAAACCTTgggcttctcaacaacaagagcGCTGGTATCCCAGACTGCTACCTCCAGGCCAGCAAGCAAGCACGCCTGGCAGTCCTGGCAGGTCTTATAGACGCTGATGGTTGCTATGTCAAGTCTCATAATACCTACCGGTTTATCCAGCACGGTGCAGGACACAGGAAGATCGTCGAAGATGCTAAGACTTTGGCTCTTAGCTGTGGCATTTCAGTGACAGGTGTTGACACGTCGACACCTCTCAACCAGTGGAACAACAGGCATGGGCCAAGCGTCCAGTACGTGATCTATCTAGGTAAAGGTTCAAACGAGTTCCAGAACCACCTGTTGATCCCACGCAAGAGAATGAACCCAGCAAAGACATTCTATACGCACGATGCACGACCTTTTACTGTCTCGGACGTCGAGGATGGTCAGTACAGAGGAATCCAGGTTTCTGGAGGGCTATTCCAGCTCCAGAACCGCCTCGTTACTCACAATTGCCACCTGAACACTTGCCCTGTTGGTATCGCTACCCAGGATCCTGAGCTTCGCAAGAAGTTCACCGGAACTCCCGAGCACGTCATCAATTTCTTCTACTATGTTGCCAACGAGCTCCGGGCTATCATGGCCCAGCTTGGTTTCCGAACCATCAACGAGATGGTTGGCCATGTCGAAGTCCTCAAGATGCGTGATGACCTTCGAACCCACAAGACAGCCAACATTGACCTGTCTCTCCTCCTGACACCCGCACACAAGCTCCGACCCGGTGTTGCCACCTTCAACGTCCGAAAGCAGGACCACAAGCTCCACGTTCGACTCGATAACAAGCTTATCTCCGAGTCTGAGTTGACTCTCGACAAGGGTCTCCCCTCCAGAATCGAGTGTGACATCGTCAACACTGACCGAGCAATGGGTACTTCACTTTCTTACCACATCTCCAAGCGATACGGCGAGGCTGGACTGCCTATGGACACTGTCCATGTTAATATCAAGGGCTCCGCTGGTCAGTCCTTCGGTGCTTTCCTTGCCCCTGGTGtcacccttgagcttgagggtGATGCCAACGATTATGTTGGCAAAGGCTTGTCTGGTGGTCGTCTGATCATCTATCCTCCCCGCTCCGCTGTCTTCAAGTCGGAAGAGAACATTCTCATTGGTAACACTTGCTTGTACGGTGCTACTACTGGTACTTGCTTCTTCCGTGGTGTTGCTGCCGAGCGTTTTGCTGTCCGAAACTCCGGTGCTACCGCCGTCGTTGAAGGTGTCGGTGACCACGGTTGTGAGTACATGACTGGTGGTCGcgttgttgttcttggatcTACTGGTCGCAACTTTGCTGCTGGTATGTCTGGTGGTATTGCCTACATCTTGGATGTTCACGGTGATTTCCACTCCAAGCTCAACGGCGAGATGGTTGAGACCAGTGGACTTGAGGACCCTGCTGAGATTGCTTTCGTTCGCGGTCTCATTGAGGATCATCACCACTACACTGGTTCCGAGCGCGCAGCTCGCATCCTGGTTGACTTTAACCGAGCTCTTCCTCGTTTCATCAAGATTCTTCCTGTCGATTACAAGCGTGTcctggaggaagaggctgccaaggctgctgaagcCAAGCGTGCCGAGTACAACCTTCCTGCTGTCTCTGGCGTCCAGCACAAGAAGTCGGAGAAGGTTGCCAAACTCCAGGATCTCGAGGAGGCTGTTGGTGACAACgctgccgagaagaagcgtgCCCTTGTTCTCGACAAGACTCGAGGTTTCAAGATGTACAAGCGCCGCCAGGAGAAATACCGCCCTGTCAATTCTCGTCTCAAGGAttgggctgagctgagctcTCGTCtggacgaggacgagctTAAATACCAGTCAGCTCGCTGCATGGACTGCGGTGTGCCATTCTGTCAGTCCGAGACTGGCTGCCCTATCTCCAACATTATCCCCAAATGGAACGAATTGGTGTTCCAAAATCAGTGGAAGGATGCTCTCAACCGTCTCCTGATGACCAACAACTTCCCGGAGTTCACTGGTCGTGTTTGCCCGGCTCCTTGCGAGGGTGCTTGTGTCTTGGGTATCAATGAGGACCCTGTCGGTATCAAGTCTATTGAGTGCGCTATCATTGACCGTGGTTTCgagatgggatggatggttcctcagcctcccaAGGTCCGAACTGGCAAGACTGTCGCGATCATTGGATCTGGTCCTGCTGGTCTGGCCGCTGCTGATCAGCTCAACCGTGCCGGTCACCTCGTTACTGTTTACGAGCGAGCCGACCGTCTCGGAGGTCTCCTCATGTACGGTATTCCCAACATGAAGCTTGACAAGCGTATTGTCAAGCGTCGTACCGACTTCATGGCCTCTGAGGgtatcatcttcaagactggCGTTGCTGTTGGCGAGGAAGGCCACCCTTCTCTCAACGACCTCCGAGCCAGCAACAGCGCCGTCGTCATTGCAACTGGTGCTACTGTTGCCCGCGACCTTCCTATCAAGGGACGTCAGCTCGATGGTATTCACTACGCTATGGAGTTCCTCCACAAGAACACCAAGTCTCTCCTTGACTCCGAGCTTGCGGACAACACCTACATCTccgccaagggcaaggacgTCGTCGTCATTGGCGGCGGTGACACTGGTAACGATTGTATTGGTACTTCTCTCCGTCACGGTGCCAAATCCGTCACCAACTTCGAGCTTCTGCCTCAGCCACCTCCTGAGCGTGCTAACGACAACCCTTGGCCTCAGTGGCCTCGTATCTACCGTGTTGATTACGGTCACACCGAGGTTCGCCAGCACACTGGCAAGGATCCTCGTGAGTACTGCATCATGTCTGAGGAGTTTATGGATGATGGCTctggcaaggtcaagggcatcaacaccatccgcGTGGAGTGGACCAAGTCCCCTAGCGGCGGCTGGGAcatgaagaaggttgagggcTCTCAGCAGTTCTTCCCTGCCGACCTCGTCCTCCTTGCCATGGGTTTCCTTGGACCTGAGGCTCGTGTTCTTGGTgacgagatcgagaaggATGCTCGCAAGAACGTCAAGACCGCCCCCGGCAAGTACAGCACCAACCTCGAGGGCGTCTTCGCTGCTGGTGACGCCCGCCGCGGTCAATCTCTCATTGTCTG GGGTATCAACGAAGGTCGCCAGGCTGCTCGTGAGATTGATCTCTATCTCGAGAAGTATACCAACCTGCCTGTCACCGGTGGTATCACCAAGCGCACTGCGCAGGAGATTTTCAGCCAGATCAAGGTCGAGGCTTGA
- a CDS encoding related to ER-Golgi SNARE complex subunit BET1 protein: MAQRFGASSLHQRDSRSALFEGYNGDAASRRPVSASPNRGYGYGGYGAPSPSPLGQGGFDASRPGSFRSATPNKRGQYSDAVLNELESQNDAQVEGILGKVKVLKDMTVAIGDEIRESSALAEKMNDSFDSTRLRLRGTMNRMLVMAQRTGVGWKVWLIFFAAVIMLFIYVWLF, translated from the exons ATGGCGCAACG ATTCGGTGCATCGTCGCTTCATCAGCGCGACTCTCGCAGCGCTCTCTTCGAGGGCTACAACGGCGACGCAGCATCTCGACGACCCGTTAGCGCCAGTCCAAACCGAGGATACGGCTACGGCGGCTACGGAGCCCCCTCGCCTTCGCCCCTTGGACAGGGAGGTTTCGATGCATCGAGACCTGGTTCGTTCCGCTCTGCGACGCCGAACAAGAGGGGCCAGTATAGCGATGCGGTGCTCAATGAGCTTGAGAGCCAGAACGATGCGCAGGTGGAGGGTATTcttggcaaggtcaaggtgtTGAAGGAC ATGACGGTTGCGATTGGAGACGAGATCCGTGAGTCCTCGGCGCTggcggagaagatgaacgaTAGTTTCGACTCGACACGCCTGCGACTTCGTGGCACTATGAACCGCATGCTTGTTATGGCTCAGCGAACTGGTGTTGGCTGGAAGGTCTggctcatcttcttcgccgcTGTGATCATGCTTTTCATCTACGTTTGGCTATTTTAA